Sequence from the Serinus canaria isolate serCan28SL12 unplaced genomic scaffold, serCan2020 HiC_scaffold_280, whole genome shotgun sequence genome:
GGGGACAGGTGAGAGGGACACagacaggtgagacacaggtgagacacaggtgTGTCACAGGTGTGTCACAGGTGTGTCACAGGTGTGTCACAGGTGTGTCAGCACAGGTGTGTCACAGGTGTGACCTGTGCCCGACTGCGCCTGCGCGATGACGTCATAGCCTGCGACAGACAGGTGAGAGAGTCAGGTGTGTCAGTACAGGTGAGCTACAGGTGTGTGAATGCACACACAGGTGAGTtacaggtgtgcccaggtgtgcccaggtgtgtgaaTGCACACACAGGTGAGGTACAGGTGAGTtacaggtgtgcccaggtgtgtgaaTGCACACACAGGTGAGCACAGGTGAGTTACAGGTGTGGCCAGGTGAGcacaggtgtgcccaggtgtgtgaaTGCACAGCCAGGTATGTACAGGTGAGCACAGGTGAGGCCCAGGTGTGTGAATGCACAGCCAGGTGAGTTACAGGTGTGTACAGGTGTGTGAACGCACACACAGGTGAGTTACAGGTGAGTTACAGGTGTGTGAACGCACACAcaggtgagcccaggtgagTTACAGGTGTGTGAATGCACACACAGGTGTgttcagcactgcacagctgagccctgagctgaactggtccatactggttcatactggtccatactgggaTGGCTCCCCCACACCTGCGTAGGTGAGATTTACCTTTGATGCAGGGCAGGATGGCTCTGCTGGATGGCCGAGGGTTTCTCGAAGCCGTGGctgtactgggagcactggggctgcactggggggTACCAGGGGGTACCGGCCCATACTGGTCTATACTGGTATGaactggtttatactggtcacacctgcccaggtgttcccaggtgAGTCTCACCTTTGATGCAGGGCAGAATCGCTCTCTGCTGGATGGCCGAGGGTTTCTCGAAGCCGTAGGCGTAGATCCCGCGCAGCAGCGCCTCCGACAGGTTCATCTCGTCAAAGCTGTCCACAACCTCGTGCCAGTTACTCTGCACCAGTACAcaccagtacagaccagtaaGGACCGGTCTGAACTGGGACAGAGCCACACAGACCCCACAcaccagtacaaaccagtacaaaccagtaaGGACCGGTCTGAACTGGGACAGAGCCACACAGACCAGTACAGACCACACAcaccagtacagaccagtacagaccagtaaGGACCGGTAGTGACCAATATAGACACACACAGACCCACACAGACCCCACACACCACTAAAcaccagtacagaccagtacaaaccagtaaGGACCGGTCTGAACCGGGACAGACCCACACAGACCCCACAAAcaccagtacaaaccagtacaaaccagtaaGGACTGGTTTGTACCACTACAGACCCCACAgaccagtacaaaccagtaaGGACCGGTCTGAGCCTCCCAGTATGACTCTGACCCCTCCCACTTtgtcccagtccatcccagtttGACTTTAACCcttcccagtccatcccagtttAACTTTAACCcttcccagtccatcccagtttAACTTTAACCcttcccagtccatcccagtaTAGCTCTAacccctcccagtccatcccagtccctcccagtttgaCTTTAacccctcccagtccatcccagtttGACTCTGacccctcccagtccctcccagttcctgACCTCGATGACCCCGTCCGGCTCCATCCCCTCGGGGCCGCTCTCGCGAGATCTGccgaggaaaaaaaaaaccccacaacccgCCATGACGTCACCGATCCGGCACCGTGACGTCACCGCCGATCAAACTCGAATTTTCCCGCGCTTCCCCCACCCCACGTGACCGGAAATcgctcccggccccgccccctcGCCGACCACGCGGCGCCACCGGAAGTTCCCTCAGGGCAAAGCTCCGCCCGCTTCCGGTTTTTAAAGCCTCCCGAACCGACCAATCCGCTAGCGCGCCGCTCGTGACGTCACCGCGCCCGCCGGGACAATGGAGGCGCGCGCGGCGCCGACCACGtgggcgggggaggggggggagaggcaaaaaagcagaaaaaaaaaagggaaaatccgGCAAAAAACgggaaaaatcccccaaaagCCACGCGGGGAAGAGCGCGGAGAgcaaattaaagggaaaaaagggtaaaaaagcCAAAGCTCCCCTCAGGAAATCGCGGCGGGAACGCGGAACCGCCGCTTCCACCCCCTCGGCCAAAGGGACGCGTTTTGCTCCCctccccccgcgccccccgcggTGGCGGCGCCCCTCCCCCCCCTCGCTATCGCACCGGCTGTCGTGACTCGCCGACATCTCCGCGCTCCGCTCGGGCCTCCCCCGCCCGGAGCCGCCTTAAAAGGGCCCAGGCCGCGCCTCCCCCCCGCGCCGCCATTGGTTTGATCCGCCCCAAGCCCCGCCCGCTCCGCGCGCTGATTGGTTCAAGGCTCAGAACCGCGCCAGGATTGGTCGGGAAGGTCCAAGCCACGCCCCCTCAATGGTTTGAGTCACATAATGGCGGAAAGGGGCGTGGCTAAAGGGAGGAGGGGGCGTGGCTGGACTGAACCACgttgtggggaggggagggggggttCGGTCGCCCCCAAAATTTCActgggggggggaggaggggagacCGTAAAAAGGGGGAGGGGCTCTTAAAGGGGCCGCGCACCGGAAGTgaagggggggaggggaggggggaagggggaggggagggcgcTCCTACCCCCCCTCCCCGCGGGGTGGGCGCGACCCCCCCGAAAATGGCCCTAAAATGtcccaaaactgccccaaaaatgtcccaaaaatgacccaaaactgccccaaaaatGACCCTAAAAATGCCCCAAAAATGATCCTAAAAATGCCCCAAAAATGTCccaaaaatgccccaaaatgACCCAAAACTGACCCAAAAATGGCTCAAAAATGTCCTAAAAATGACCCAAAAACCGTCCCAAAAATGtcccaaaactgccccaaaaatgacccaaaaacggctcaaaaaaaccccaaaatggcCCTAAAATctcaaaatccccaaaatccccccaaaaatgcCCCCAGCAAtgcccaaaatccccccaattcccccccaaaattcccattttccccaaaaaaattccgatttttctctattttctcaCCATTTTCCACCAGAATTTCGCATTTCCTCcgggttttttttatttttcccatttttaggATGTTTGGGGCTCCCAAACCTCCAAAACCCCCCCCAATTCCCCCCAAAGTTCCCATTTTGcccccaaaaattcccattttcccccaaaaattccaatttttctccatattttgaCCATTTTTCACcggatttttcctttttttccccagttttttttcatttttgtattttttaggATATTTGGGGCTCCCAACATTTCAGAATCCTCCCAAAATCCTCCTATTTTCGcccaaaaatccccattttcccccaaaaatccccatttttctccattttttcaccattttccaCCAGAATTTCGCATTTCCTCcgggttttttttattttccccatttttgggGATGTTTGGGGGTCCCAGGTTTGGATtttggggggctcagagggcgagctggcagtggcagagctcCTTGTACATCAGGCGGCGCAGGTGGGGCATGTCCTGCTGCGTGAAGCTGAACGGGCGCCCCAGCGCCAGGAACTTGCAGTACTGGGGGGGAAAATGGGGCAAAAAAAGGCGAttttggggcaggagggggtaggggggatgggggagaaaagggggaaaaaaagggggaaaaattaaaaaaaatgtggtccgaaaaagagcaaaataaccccaaaaatccaccccaaaaattgcagaaattcccccaaaatccacccaaaatcacccaaaaatttcccccaaaaattgcagaaattcccccaaaattcccccccaaaatcccccataaaatccacccaaaaatccaccccaaaatcacccaaaaatttcccccaaaaaataaaaaaattctccccaaaatccacccaaaaaatcaaaaaaaaaatcccccaaaaattccccccaaaatctcccaaaattccccccaaatcccccccaaaattgccccccaaaattcccccaaaaattCCCTGAAATCCACccaaaaattcccccaaaatctcccaaaaattccccaaaaaatgCACCcaaaaatccaccccaaaaaatccaaaaattccccccaaaaatctcccaaaaactccaaaaaatcctcccaaaaatctcccaaaatatttcagaattccccccaaaattcctcccAAAAATCGCCCCCAAATTGCCCCAAAAATaccccccaaaaccacccagaattcacccaaaaatccccccaaaaaatcccccaaatccacccaaaaATGCTCCCAAAAAATCCGATTTTGGGtcaggaggggatggggggaatgggggagaaaggggggaaaaaagggggggaaaattaaaaaaatctggtccaaaaaagagcaaaataaccccaaaaatccaccccaaaatcccccaaaaattcccccaaaaaatccctgaaatgCACCCAAAAATGGCCCCCAAAATTCCCTGAAATCCACCtaaaaatccaccccaaaatcGCCCAAAAATCCACCCTAAAACTCCCTGAAATCCACCCAAAACTTCCCCCAAAATCTCCtaaaaattcccccaaaaatccccaaaattcccaaaaaaatcctttaaaaaatcctcaaaaattcttttaaaaaatccccccaaaaatccccaaaatttccttaaaaaaatccatttaaaaatccctttaaaaatccccaaaattccttaaaaactccccaaaaaatccccaaaaattcttttaaaaaatccccaaaattccccaaattcccaaattcccacctGGAGCACGAAGGCGCCGCAGTCGCTGTCGTTGTTCTGCCGGGCGACGttctgggggaaaaacccaaatttGGCCTTTTTGGGGCTccatttttggggggttttgaaagaatttgggggaatttttttaaaggattttttggggaatttttggggaatttttggggattttttggattttttaaaggactttttaggattttttgggggattttggggggatttttaggggattttt
This genomic interval carries:
- the LOC127061226 gene encoding eukaryotic initiation factor 4A-I-like isoform X1 encodes the protein MSASHDSRSRESGPEGMEPDGVIESNWHEVVDSFDEMNLSEALLRGIYAYGFEKPSAIQQRAILPCIKGYDVIAQAQSGTGKTATFAISILQQVELELKATQALVLAPTRELAQQVRTSTNQYRPV